AGCAATATTTCACCTCGCCGGAATATTGGCGCCGCATCGCCCACATCATCTCCGACCAGATCTACCAGCGCCTCACCGGCGAGACGGGCTATTTCGACAGCCGCGTCGTCTTCGTCGACGAGAGCGGGCCGAAAGAGCGCCGCGTCAAGAAGCTCGCGATCATGGACCAGGACGGCGCCAATGTGCGCTATCTGACCCGCGGCTCGGACCTCGTGCTGACGCCGCGCTTCTCGCCGAACTCGCAAGAGATCACCTACATGGAGTTCGGCCAGGGCGATCCGAAGGTCTATCTCTTCAACATCGAGACCGGCCAGCGCGAGATCGTCGGCAACTTCCCGGGCATGACCTTTGCGCCGCGGTTCTCCCCGGACGGCCAGCGCGTCATCATGAGCCTGCAACAGGGCGGCAATTCCAACCTGTTCGTGATGGATCTGCGCTCGCGCTCGACGACGCGCCTCACCGACACGCCGGCGATCGACACCTCGCCGTCCTATTCGCCCGACGGCACCCGTATCTGCTTCGAGTCCGATCGTGGTGGCAGACCGCAGATCTATGTGATGCCTGCGGGCGGCGGCCAGGCGCAGCGCATCTCCTTCTCCAAGGACGACGCCAATGCGAGCTACTCGACACCGGTTTGGTCGCCGCGTGGCGACTACATCGCGTTCACCAGGCAGGGCGGCGGACAGTTCTCAATCGGCATCATCAAGCCGGACGGTTCGGGCGAGCGCCTCCTCACCTCCGGCTTCCACAATGAAGGCCCGACGTTCGCGCCGAACGGCCGGGTCGTGATGTTCTTCCGCGATCCCGGCGGCAATGGTGGGCCGTCGCTGTTCAGCGTCGACATCTCCGGCCGCAACGAGCAGAAGGTGCCGACGCCGGGCTACGCGTCCGACCCCGCCTGGTCGCCGCTGCTGTCCTCGACGGCAGGCCAATAGATCGCCGGCATCGTGCGCGTTCATCGGCGCGAAGTTTTCGAAAAACAGCGCTGAGTTTTCCGCTTTCTTCGATTGCGGCAAGCTTTCCTTCACCTTGCGCCCGGCAAAGCTTGCCTAGTTGCTTGATATTTCAGCAGAAATTCGTTCGCTGAAGGTTCAAAACAACGCGACTTTAACGATGTTCCCTCAGAAAGACTTCATCTCGGCTGGGTAAAAGTACGCGCCCAAACAGGACGCGTAACCGTCGATGCAACTCGCCGACCAGAAGCAGAGTGATCGAGACGAGCTGGAGCCCATACTCTACGCCGCTCTCATCAACTCCATGGTGCAGAATTTCTGGGCGATCTTCCTAGGCTCGGCTTCCACGGCCGTGGCCGCGGTCATGACTGCGATGAAGACCGGCGACGTCTTGCTGTGGCCGATCGCGTTTCTGCTCATCGCTGTCGGCACCGCGCGCGCGTTCCAGATGCGCGGCTACGAAGACCGAACGCCGGCTTTGACGTTCGAGCAGGCCAAGCACCTGGAGCCGCGCTACTGGCTCGGCGCGCTCATCTATGCAGGGGTGCTCGGCCTGTGGTGCTTCGTTGTCATCTACAACAACGACGATCCGGTCGCGAACATGCTCTGCGTCGCCGTTACGGTCGGCTACACTGCCGGCGGAGCGGCCCGCAACTACGGTCAGCCCAGGGTGATCCAATGGCACGTCATACTTGCCTGCGGTCCGATGTCGCTCGCCCTGCTGCTGCATGGCGGGTTCTACTACGTTGGGCTCGCCGCGCTGCTCGTCCTGTTCTTCATCGGTCTGAAGAACATCAACCTCAGCCTGCACGCCATCTTCGTCAAGGCTCTGACCTCGAGTTTCCGCGAATCCGCGCTGGCGAGTCAGTTCGATACTGCGCTGAACAACATGCCGCACGGCCTATGCATGTTCCGCGCCGACGGACGGCTTGCGGTGATGAACCATCGCTTCAGCGACTTGATGGTGCTGCCGGAGGATTTCGTCACCCGCGGCGCCAGCGCCGCCGACATCCTCACGGCCTGCGTGGCCGCCGACTCGATCTCCGCGGAGAGCGGCAACATGATCCTCGGCGAGATCGAGGGCGCGCAGATGAAGGAGATCGTCACCACCGATCCCGATCTGAAGCGCTGCCGCACGCTGTCATGGACGTTCCAGCCGATGGCCGGCGGCGGCACGGTGCTGCTGCTCGAGGACATCACCGAGCGCACCAATGCGGAAGCCAAGATCAGCCATCTGGCGCGCTATGACGAACTCACGGCGCTGCCGAACAGGGTCAGTTTCCGCGACGAGATCGAGCGGCTGCTCACGATCTCGCACGATGCCGAGCGCCTCTCCGCGCTGCTGTTCGTCGATCTCGATCAGTTCAAGCAGGTCAACGACACGCTTGGCCACCCCTGCGGCGACCAGCTCCTGTGCGCGGTGGCGAATCGTCTGCGCGAGATGCTGCGCCCCGAAGATTTCGTCGCGCGCTTCGGCGGCGACGAGTTCGTCGTGTTTCAGCAGAACATCAACGCGCCTGAGGATGCTGCGGCGCTTGCCCGACGCATCGTCGAGCGGCTCAGCGAGCGCTATCGCATCGACAATCACCTGGTCGAGATCGGCGCCAGCATCGGTATCGCCTTGACCTCGCCCGAGGGCTCCAGCGCCGATACGCTTTTGAAGAACGCCGACATGGCGCTCTACCGCGCCAAGGCCGACGGCCGCGGCACCTTCTGCTTCTTCCGCGACGAGATGGCGGCGACCGTCGAGGCCCGCCGCATCCTCGAGCTCGATCTGCGCAAGGCGCTCGCCAACGAGGAGTTCGAGCTGTTCTATCAGCCGCTGGTCAATCTGAAGACCGGCAAGATCACAACCTGCGAGACGCTGCTGCGCTGGAACCATCCGGTGCGCGGCACGGTCTCGCCGGTCGACATCATCCCGGTCGCCGAAGACATGGGCCTGATCGTCGATCTCGGCCGCTGGATCCTGCGCCGGGCCTGCATGGAATGCATGAAGTGGCCAGACGGCGTCAGCGTCGCCGTCAACTTCTCGCCGCAGCAGTTCCACCAGCGCGACGTGCTCAGCGAAATCCGTTACGCGCTGGAGGTCTCGGGCCTTCCGGCGGACAGGCTGGAGATCGAGATCACCGAATCCTCGCTCTTGCGCAACACACAGCTGACCCACGACATCCTGTCGCAGCTTCACGCGCTCGGGGTCAGCATCTCGCTCGACGACTTCGGCACTGGCTATTCGAGCCTCAGCTATCTGCATAACTTCCCGATGCAGAAGGTGAAGATCGACCGCTCCTTCCTGGAAGGCATCGACACCGACCGGCCGCTCACGCTGCTGCGCGGCGTGGCACGGCTGTCGGCTGATCTTGGCATGGCGGTCGTGGTCGAGGGCATCGAGACCAACGAGCAGCTTGAGCTGATCAGCGCCGACGGCACCGTCACGGAAGCTCAGGGCTATCTGTTCAGCCGACCGGTCCCTGCGGTGCGGATGCGTCAGCTCCTCAACGCCTCTCATGGGCGCCGCGGCGAAGACGAGCTTCAGGTTGTTGGATCGCGTTCCTTCGCGTAATCCGTTTCCCGAAATTTCCAGCAGCGTCAGTATGTTCTCAGGCGCTCCGTAGTCGCACGGGTTAACCCTAACGCATCGATTGCTTTGCGTCGCGGTTAAGAAGATGTTAATGAATTGTCACGCGCGCTGAAGTTGTTTTGCGC
This genomic interval from Bradyrhizobium sp. CB82 contains the following:
- the tolB gene encoding Tol-Pal system beta propeller repeat protein TolB, encoding MNNKMPLLTRRSFIVAAGSTASVLAGRSAFAQGRLQVNPTEFQPIPIAIPNFVAGSPSDGEVGAGVTQVITNNLKRSGLFNPIDQAAYLERITNIDVAPQFQSWKQINAQALVTGRMTRQPDGRLKAEFRLWDVVSGQQLTGQQYFTSPEYWRRIAHIISDQIYQRLTGETGYFDSRVVFVDESGPKERRVKKLAIMDQDGANVRYLTRGSDLVLTPRFSPNSQEITYMEFGQGDPKVYLFNIETGQREIVGNFPGMTFAPRFSPDGQRVIMSLQQGGNSNLFVMDLRSRSTTRLTDTPAIDTSPSYSPDGTRICFESDRGGRPQIYVMPAGGGQAQRISFSKDDANASYSTPVWSPRGDYIAFTRQGGGQFSIGIIKPDGSGERLLTSGFHNEGPTFAPNGRVVMFFRDPGGNGGPSLFSVDISGRNEQKVPTPGYASDPAWSPLLSSTAGQ
- a CDS encoding EAL domain-containing protein, translating into MQLADQKQSDRDELEPILYAALINSMVQNFWAIFLGSASTAVAAVMTAMKTGDVLLWPIAFLLIAVGTARAFQMRGYEDRTPALTFEQAKHLEPRYWLGALIYAGVLGLWCFVVIYNNDDPVANMLCVAVTVGYTAGGAARNYGQPRVIQWHVILACGPMSLALLLHGGFYYVGLAALLVLFFIGLKNINLSLHAIFVKALTSSFRESALASQFDTALNNMPHGLCMFRADGRLAVMNHRFSDLMVLPEDFVTRGASAADILTACVAADSISAESGNMILGEIEGAQMKEIVTTDPDLKRCRTLSWTFQPMAGGGTVLLLEDITERTNAEAKISHLARYDELTALPNRVSFRDEIERLLTISHDAERLSALLFVDLDQFKQVNDTLGHPCGDQLLCAVANRLREMLRPEDFVARFGGDEFVVFQQNINAPEDAAALARRIVERLSERYRIDNHLVEIGASIGIALTSPEGSSADTLLKNADMALYRAKADGRGTFCFFRDEMAATVEARRILELDLRKALANEEFELFYQPLVNLKTGKITTCETLLRWNHPVRGTVSPVDIIPVAEDMGLIVDLGRWILRRACMECMKWPDGVSVAVNFSPQQFHQRDVLSEIRYALEVSGLPADRLEIEITESSLLRNTQLTHDILSQLHALGVSISLDDFGTGYSSLSYLHNFPMQKVKIDRSFLEGIDTDRPLTLLRGVARLSADLGMAVVVEGIETNEQLELISADGTVTEAQGYLFSRPVPAVRMRQLLNASHGRRGEDELQVVGSRSFA